In Acidobacteriota bacterium, the DNA window GCTCCGGATCCGAGTAGGCGTAGGTCAGGACTCGCGGCGTCAGGGCCACGTCCCCTTCCGGTACCGGCGCCGAGCGCAGCTGACGGATGGCCCGCTGCAGGGTGCGGTCGAAGTCCCGGTCCGGGTAGCCCAGATCCTCATAGGCCTGCTGAATCAGCGGCTTGAATTGTCCGTAGAGCTCCGCCGCCTGCTCGCTGTCCAGCGATACGAAGACCTCCGTCAGCCGGTCGTAGCGCCGGTAGCTGGCGGGGTCGATGTGCGGCA includes these proteins:
- a CDS encoding DUF3014 domain-containing protein is translated as PHIDPASYRRYDRLTEVFVSLDSEQAAELYGQFKPLIQQAYEDLGYPDRDFDRTLQRAIRQLRSAPVPEGDVALTPRVLTYAYSDPELESLPPAQRSLLRTGPENTRRIQAKLAELEAALDL